A single region of the Brassica rapa cultivar Chiifu-401-42 chromosome A03, CAAS_Brap_v3.01, whole genome shotgun sequence genome encodes:
- the LOC108871146 gene encoding uncharacterized protein LOC108871146, which yields MWYLPIADRLKRMYQSKKTASAMRWHAEHQAKEGEMCHPSDAAEWKYFQDQHPRFAEEPRNVYLGLCTDGFNPFGMSNNHSLWPVILTPYNLPPGMCMKTEYLFLTILNSGPNHPRASLDIFLKPLIEELKELWSTGVEAYDVSLNQNFNLKAVLLWTISDFPAYGMLSGWTTHGKLSCPICMEDCKAFYLTNGRKTCWFDCHRRFLPRNHPLRKNKKDFLKGKHALNDFPPESLTGEQVYSELLNGVNPPKTSKCGGNGHDKKKPGYGKRHNWHKESIFWELPYWRDLILRHNLDVMHIEKNFFDNIMNTLMNVKGKSKDTIKSRLDIALFCDREHLHVDSNGQAPFPPYTLDKNARTSLLECVKHSVKFPDGYASDLARCVDLENGKFSGMKSHDCHVFMERLLPFILAELLDQNVHLALSGVGIFFRDLCSRTLQKSRVKQLKQNIVSIICNLEKIFPPSFFDVMQHLPIHLPYEAELGGPVQYRWMYLFERNFKKLKANAKNKRYAAGSIVEAYINQEIAFFSEHYFADNIQTKSRFTRFDEGEVPVYHVEGVPDIFTHVGRPSGEMQEIWLSEKDYQCAHSYVLRNCEYFQPFERMFEDYISAKYPDISEEELSTKRADEYHIWVKDYVSYWSNTHPFPLWVKDMANGPMNKAKAWPIYFTRGFLFHTQKHGEGRKTCNYGVCVKGESYTNITDEAHYYGILTDIIEIKYEGAVDLRITLFKCKWYDPVLGRGTR from the exons ATGTGGTATCTACCTATTGCTGACAGATTGAAGAGAATGTACCAGAGCAAGAAGACTGCATcagcaatgagatggcatgcagaGCACCAAGCAAAAGAGGGTGAAATGTGTCATCCGTCAGATGCGGCGGAGTGGAAATACTTTCAAGATCAACATCCCCGTTTTGCAGAAGAACCTCGCAATGTTTATCTTGGCTTATGTACGGATGGCTTCAATCCATTTGGAATGTCTAATAATCATTCGTTGTGGCCAGTGATCTTGACTCCATATAATCTACCCCCTGGTATGTGCATGAAGACAGAGTACTTGTTTCTCACAATTTTGAATTCTGGACCGAATCACCCGCGAGCTAGTCTAGATATCTTCCTCAAACCTTTGATTGAGGAGTTGAAAGAGTTATGGTCTACTGGAGTTGAAGCATATGATGTCTCCTTGAATCAAAATTTCAATCTTAAAGCAGTGCTTCTTTGGACGATAAGCGACTTTCCGGCATATGGCATGCTATCAGGATGGACGACCCATGGGAAGTTGTCTTGTCCAATTTGCATGGAAGATTGTAAGGCTTTTTATCTGACTAATGGAAGGAAGAcctgttggtttgattgtcatcgaaGATTTCTTCCTCGTAACCATCCACTGAGAAAGAATAAAAAGGACTTCTTGAAGGGAAAACACGCTTTGAATGATTTTCCACCTGAATCTTTGACTGGTGAGCAAGTTTATTCGGAGCTGTTAAATGGTGTCAATCCACCAAAAACATCTAAGTGTGGTGGAAATGGTCATGACAAGAAGAAACCTGGATATGGAAAACGCCATAATTGGCACAAGGAAAGCATATTCTGGGAGCTGCCATACTGGAGGGACCTCATTCTTCGACATAATcttgatgtgatgcatatagaaaagaatttttttgaCAACATCATGAATACTCTTATGAATGTGAAGGGTAAGTCGAAAGACACAATCAAGTCAAGATTGGATATAGCACTTTTCTGTGATAGGGAACATTTACATGTTGATAGCAATGGGCAAGCTCCTTTCCCTCCCTACACATTGGACAAGAACGCAAGAACAAGTTTATTGGAATGTGTGAAACATTCGGTTAAATTCCCAGATGGTTATGCTTCAGACCTAGCTAGGTGTGTTGATCTTGAGAATGGCAAGTTTTCAGGCATGAAGAGTCATGACTGCCATGTTTTTATGGAGAGGCTACTTCCATTTATACTTGCAGAACTCCTAGACCAAAACGTCCATCTTGCGTTATCAG GTGTTGGTATATTTTTCCGTGACCTTTGCTCGAGGACTTTGCAGAAAAGTCGGGTCAAACAACTTAAACAAAACATAGTTTCGATAATCTGCAATTTGGAAAAGATCTTTCCACCATCATTTTTTGACGTGATGCAGCACTTGCCTATACATCTCCCATACGAAGCTGAACTAGGAGGCCCCGTGCAATATAGGtggatgtatctttttgaaaggAATTTCAAAAAGTTGAAAGCAAATGCAAAGAACAAAAGATATGCGGCAGGATCGATAGTTGAAGCATATATCAACCAGGAGATCGCTTTTTTCTCGGAGCACTACTTTGCTGACAATATACAAACGAAATCAAG GTTCACGAGATTTGATGAAGGTGAAGTCCCCGTATATCATGTCGAAGGAGTACCTGATATATTTACTCACGTAGGTCGTCCAAGTGGAGAAATGCAAGAAATATGGCTATCCGAAAAAGATTATCAATGCGCACATTCATATGTTTTGCGAAATTGTGAATATTTTCAGCCATTTGAGAG GATGTTCGAAGATTATATCAGTGCAAAATATCCGGACATTTCCGAAGAAGAACTCTCCACGAAGAGAGCAGATGAATATCATATATGGGTGAAAGATTAT GTTAGCTACTGGAGCAACACACATCCTTTTCCTCTCTGGGTTAAAGATATGGCGAATGGACCCATGAATAAAGCTAAAGCATGGCCTATCTATTTCACAAGAGGTTTTTTGTTTCATACACAGAAGCATGGTGAGGGACGAAAGACTTGTAACTATGGAGTATGTGTTAAAGGAGAGAGTTATACAAATATAACTGATGAAGCACATTACTACGGGATCTTAACTGATATCATAGAAATCAAGTATGAGGGGGCGGTCGATTTGAGAATCACACTTTTTAAGTGTAAGTGGTATGATCCTGTTCTTGGTAGAGGCACTCGGTGA
- the LOC117132468 gene encoding uncharacterized protein LOC117132468 isoform X2 produces MGGKRKRKLVAPGSSINKTPRPLPTRYDFVSKATTSNLPPVVLPNNNPAPSVRDYPPPVPQTQPPTRVPQSSGGEGTSYPQPGRRQSQSPPLEESPSSPLHGAPSPHSSQAQNSHGDPEDFAEFEAPVEPDLSEDVMDVLNRMLAQPGREELTTVLSPKLEPGTTWFGYDKSSLTRRITKIMKKKFNKPFYSWTCVPRDRQEGYFVEFAKKHTWNPMLTGLVQEHFEFICQLRMKGMVSDVRTSRDQPNWIGDTLWKQMTAYWDTEAAVAKSRKASAARLSERNGLGIHKHNSGQKSYMQLEQELIEELGRPVSFGEVFIKAHTRKDGTYVDFKAEKVAEAYKKKKEEKLADLRKDNTEISEGLLLAIEEDNELFIQSTFCNDRGDLFGIGSLKKKLKRKRNDPSSSYSFMHMQQKLEEAELKIKEQEARIAKAEADRALEQAINQAKMAEFSILHKYMRLTDQKYLDFIASEASSPAPPDQ; encoded by the exons ATGGGTGGAAAGAGGAAGCGCAAACTCGTGGCACCGGGTTCGTCGATTAATAAAACACCAAGACCATTACCGACTCGGTATGACTTCGTCTCTAAGGCGACGACGTCGAATCTTCCACCGGTGGTTCTCCCTAACAACAATCCGGCGCCGTCGGTAAGGGATTATCCAC CTCCGGTTCCTCAAACTCAGCCTCCAACTCGAGTACCTCAGTCTTCTGGCGGTGAAGGTACTTCATATCCTCAACCTGGGCGGAGACAATCTCAATCTCCTCCACTTGAAGAATCTCCATCTTCTCCACTTCATGGAGCTCCATCGCCTCACAGTTCTCAAGCACAAAACTCTCATGGAGACCCAGAAGATTTTGCTGAGTTCGAAGCTCCAGTTGAACCTGATCTCTCGGAGGACGTGATGGATGTATTAAACCGTATGCTAGCCCAACCAGGCCGAGAGGAGTTGACAACGGTCCTGTCTCCCAAACTCGAGCCTGGTACAACATG GTTTGGTTATGACAAGTCCAGCTTGACCCGTAGGATAACAAAGATTATGAAAAAGAAGTTTAATAAGCCTTTCTATAGCTGGACCTGTGTGCCTAGAGACAGACAAGAAGGATACTTCGTTGAATTTGCG AAAAAACACACATGGAATCCCATGTTGACCGGTCTTGTTCAAGAACACTTTGAATTCATTTGTCAGCTTCGAATGAAAGGTATGGTCAGTGATGTAAGGACCTCTCGCGACCAACCGAATTGGATAGGAGATACACTCTGGAAACAAATGACTGCTTATTGGGACACTGAGGCAGCAGTGGCAAAGAGCCGCAAGGCATCAGCAGCTCGTTTGTCTGAACGTAATGGTCTTGGTATTCACAAGCATAACTCAGGACAGAAGTCCTATATGCAACTCGAACAGGAGTTG ATAGAGGAGTTGGGAAGACCTGTGAGTTTTGGTGAAGTATTCATCAAGGCTCATACAAGAAAAGATGGAACCTATGTTGATTTCAAAGCAGAAAAAGTTGCTGAggcttacaaaaagaaaaaggaagagaagtTGGCTGACCTTAGGAAGGATAACACTGAAATCTCAGAGGGGCTTTTGCTAGCAATAGAAGAGGACAACGAGCTGTTTATTCAg TCAACTTTCTGCAATGACAGAGGAGACCTTTTTGGTATTGGAAGCCTGAAGAAGAAGCTTAAGAGAAAACGAAATGACCCGAGCAGCTCCTATTCTTTCATGCACATGCAACAAAAGCTTGAAGAAGCTGAACTCAAGATAAAAGAACAAGAAGCCCGTATTGCCAAGGCTGAGGCAGACCGTGCTCTGGAACAAGCTATTAACCAGGCTAAGATGGCTGAGTTCTCCATTTTGCACAAGTACATGCGTTTAACTGACCAAAAATACCTTGATTTCATTGCCTCTGAAGCATCATCTCCAGCTCCTCCTGATCAGTGA
- the LOC117132468 gene encoding uncharacterized protein LOC117132468 isoform X1, whose amino-acid sequence MGGKRKRKLVAPGSSINKTPRPLPTRYDFVSKATTSNLPPVVLPNNNPAPSVRDYPPPRQLFPSSTFPPSGSAPVPQTQPPTRVPQSSGGEGTSYPQPGRRQSQSPPLEESPSSPLHGAPSPHSSQAQNSHGDPEDFAEFEAPVEPDLSEDVMDVLNRMLAQPGREELTTVLSPKLEPGTTWFGYDKSSLTRRITKIMKKKFNKPFYSWTCVPRDRQEGYFVEFAKKHTWNPMLTGLVQEHFEFICQLRMKGMVSDVRTSRDQPNWIGDTLWKQMTAYWDTEAAVAKSRKASAARLSERNGLGIHKHNSGQKSYMQLEQELIEELGRPVSFGEVFIKAHTRKDGTYVDFKAEKVAEAYKKKKEEKLADLRKDNTEISEGLLLAIEEDNELFIQSTFCNDRGDLFGIGSLKKKLKRKRNDPSSSYSFMHMQQKLEEAELKIKEQEARIAKAEADRALEQAINQAKMAEFSILHKYMRLTDQKYLDFIASEASSPAPPDQ is encoded by the exons ATGGGTGGAAAGAGGAAGCGCAAACTCGTGGCACCGGGTTCGTCGATTAATAAAACACCAAGACCATTACCGACTCGGTATGACTTCGTCTCTAAGGCGACGACGTCGAATCTTCCACCGGTGGTTCTCCCTAACAACAATCCGGCGCCGTCGGTAAGGGATTATCCACCTCCGAGGCAACTCTTTCCGTCCTCCACGTTCCCACCTTCTGGATCTGCTCCGGTTCCTCAAACTCAGCCTCCAACTCGAGTACCTCAGTCTTCTGGCGGTGAAGGTACTTCATATCCTCAACCTGGGCGGAGACAATCTCAATCTCCTCCACTTGAAGAATCTCCATCTTCTCCACTTCATGGAGCTCCATCGCCTCACAGTTCTCAAGCACAAAACTCTCATGGAGACCCAGAAGATTTTGCTGAGTTCGAAGCTCCAGTTGAACCTGATCTCTCGGAGGACGTGATGGATGTATTAAACCGTATGCTAGCCCAACCAGGCCGAGAGGAGTTGACAACGGTCCTGTCTCCCAAACTCGAGCCTGGTACAACATG GTTTGGTTATGACAAGTCCAGCTTGACCCGTAGGATAACAAAGATTATGAAAAAGAAGTTTAATAAGCCTTTCTATAGCTGGACCTGTGTGCCTAGAGACAGACAAGAAGGATACTTCGTTGAATTTGCG AAAAAACACACATGGAATCCCATGTTGACCGGTCTTGTTCAAGAACACTTTGAATTCATTTGTCAGCTTCGAATGAAAGGTATGGTCAGTGATGTAAGGACCTCTCGCGACCAACCGAATTGGATAGGAGATACACTCTGGAAACAAATGACTGCTTATTGGGACACTGAGGCAGCAGTGGCAAAGAGCCGCAAGGCATCAGCAGCTCGTTTGTCTGAACGTAATGGTCTTGGTATTCACAAGCATAACTCAGGACAGAAGTCCTATATGCAACTCGAACAGGAGTTG ATAGAGGAGTTGGGAAGACCTGTGAGTTTTGGTGAAGTATTCATCAAGGCTCATACAAGAAAAGATGGAACCTATGTTGATTTCAAAGCAGAAAAAGTTGCTGAggcttacaaaaagaaaaaggaagagaagtTGGCTGACCTTAGGAAGGATAACACTGAAATCTCAGAGGGGCTTTTGCTAGCAATAGAAGAGGACAACGAGCTGTTTATTCAg TCAACTTTCTGCAATGACAGAGGAGACCTTTTTGGTATTGGAAGCCTGAAGAAGAAGCTTAAGAGAAAACGAAATGACCCGAGCAGCTCCTATTCTTTCATGCACATGCAACAAAAGCTTGAAGAAGCTGAACTCAAGATAAAAGAACAAGAAGCCCGTATTGCCAAGGCTGAGGCAGACCGTGCTCTGGAACAAGCTATTAACCAGGCTAAGATGGCTGAGTTCTCCATTTTGCACAAGTACATGCGTTTAACTGACCAAAAATACCTTGATTTCATTGCCTCTGAAGCATCATCTCCAGCTCCTCCTGATCAGTGA